A window of Rhizobium lusitanum genomic DNA:
AGTAGCTGCGCCCGATCAGGAAGCCTCCTCCGATTGGGTAAGTCGGCTGTCGAAGGTGAAGGTATCACGGCCGGGCCTGTAACCCTTTGCTCGCTTTTGCCGTAGAAGTTCCAGGAACGCTTCTACAGCTCGTTTTTCGCTCGAAAATACGTCTATACGTCGTTGTCCCCTGGTGCCTAGCCGCCCCCATATCCGCACCAGCGAAGTCTCGCCAAATAGCGTCGGCTCGAGCGAGATCTCATAGAAGCGCGCCATGTTCCTGGCGGGGTCGATGCGCTGAATGTGAAGTCGATAAGGTTGCGGGCTCATGGCAAAAGAGTCGCACGCGTACGGTTTTGCGTCCAATGAGAGGTTTGAATCGGTTCGGCCTAAATGATTCAACCATTTGATGGGATCGAGGAGGGTAGGGCAGGCATGATAATGCTGGCCGCAATATTTGGAGCCATCATCGTCTCGTTCCAGGTCGAGTGGCAATCAGCATGAAGCCGAGAAGTGGCGAGCGATAAATTTCTCGGCGCGATCAGCCCAGTGAAGCATGGTTCCCGCCCTACGCCTGCACCAGGGCATTGGGCAACAGTAGGAGACGGCGTCTCGCCACTGGTGTTAGAACCAATGAGCATTCAGGCACTCGGCGCGAATAGGCAGAAGATCAGCCGAGCTGTATGGCGCCTATAGCGCTGCTCTTATTCATCGCCGTAATTTGCTGGCAAATGCAGCTCGACCTCCATCGAGTCGTGCAACACACGACCAATGCCGATGAAGTCGGCATGGGCAAATCGGAAAAGAAGTAGATGGCGCGGCTGACGGACTATGCCGCTCTCATGCCTCGCGCGTTCTCGGCTGTGCCGCAGATGGTAACTGCAAACATGATCGCCCAGTTCGGGTCGCTCGATAATTCCGATGCGTTGGGGTTCAGCGGCAATGTCCCGCATGGCGGTCACCA
This region includes:
- a CDS encoding WGR domain-containing protein, with the protein product MSPQPYRLHIQRIDPARNMARFYEISLEPTLFGETSLVRIWGRLGTRGQRRIDVFSSEKRAVEAFLELLRQKRAKGYRPGRDTFTFDSRLTQSEEAS
- a CDS encoding type II toxin-antitoxin system RelE/ParE family toxin encodes the protein MPAFRISTSAQADILDMLAWTQDKFGELARLRYERLLVTAMRDIAAEPQRIGIIERPELGDHVCSYHLRHSRERARHESGIVRQPRHLLLFRFAHADFIGIGRVLHDSMEVELHLPANYGDE